One part of the uncultured Celeribacter sp. genome encodes these proteins:
- the ppk2 gene encoding polyphosphate kinase 2 yields the protein MSFDKDAQDWLEAELADTLDEEWEIELEDSILSREIKKIYQKEHPDMLERSVYFRELLRLQAELIKLHDWIEHTGQKVVVLFEGRDSAGKGGVIKRITQRLNPRVVRVVALPAPSDREKSQWYFQRYVPHLPAAGEMVLFDRSWYNRSGVERVMGFADEDQVEQFFQDVPEFERMLVRSGIKVIKYWFSITDEEQQMRFLMRIHDPMKQWKLSPMDLQSRIRWEDYTKAKEDTFFRTNIPEAPWYIVEGNDKKRARLNCIDHLLSQFDYYEIEHEEVHLPERVYNKDYERAVLPPELYVPRKY from the coding sequence ATGAGCTTTGACAAAGATGCCCAGGACTGGCTGGAGGCCGAACTTGCCGACACGCTGGACGAAGAATGGGAAATCGAACTCGAAGATTCCATCCTGTCGCGCGAAATCAAGAAAATTTACCAGAAAGAGCATCCCGACATGCTCGAACGCTCGGTCTATTTCCGGGAGCTTCTGCGCCTGCAGGCAGAGCTGATCAAGCTGCACGACTGGATCGAACACACGGGCCAGAAAGTGGTCGTGTTGTTCGAGGGTCGCGATTCTGCGGGCAAAGGCGGCGTGATCAAACGGATCACCCAGCGCCTGAACCCGCGTGTGGTGCGCGTCGTCGCCCTGCCCGCGCCGTCGGATCGCGAAAAGTCGCAGTGGTATTTCCAACGCTACGTGCCGCATCTGCCCGCGGCGGGCGAAATGGTGCTATTCGACCGCAGCTGGTACAACCGCTCGGGCGTCGAACGGGTGATGGGCTTTGCCGATGAAGACCAGGTTGAACAGTTTTTCCAAGACGTTCCCGAATTCGAACGCATGCTGGTCCGCTCCGGCATCAAGGTGATCAAATACTGGTTCTCGATCACCGATGAAGAACAGCAGATGCGCTTTCTCATGCGTATTCACGACCCGATGAAACAGTGGAAACTGTCGCCGATGGACCTGCAGTCGCGCATCCGCTGGGAAGATTACACCAAGGCTAAGGAAGACACGTTCTTCCGCACCAATATCCCCGAAGCGCCGTGGTATATCGTTGAAGGCAACGACAAAAAACGCGCCCGGCTAAACTGCATCGATCACCTGCTGTCGCAGTTCGACTATTACGAGATCGAACACGAAGAAGTGCATCTGCCCGAACGGGTCTACAACAAGGACTATGAACGCGCCGTGCTGCCACCGGAACTCTATGTGCCACGCAAATACTAA
- a CDS encoding 2OG-Fe(II) oxygenase family protein has protein sequence MTTPDVPDFPLLDLSAFAAADAEGKAVIGAEVDRICRETGFLAVTGHGVPTDTIEALWSEARAFFAQSPEAKHSVAPTPGGPYGYLGPGTEALAKSRGEDTPPDLKESFNGGPAAIPPGETDPDALAFCYAPTPFPDLPGFKDAWRSYYAEMENLAARIMEVFAVALGLPQDHFAPVITTPISGMRALNYPAQDKTPEKNQLRAGAHTDYGSLTILLPEPGSRGLEILTPEKEWRGVPPIDGAFVINIGDLMTLWTGGRWTSTLHRVVTPPDWATKTRMSIAYFHQPNWHAEIKPLAGEATDSVTSGPYLMSKFAAANG, from the coding sequence ATGACCACCCCTGACGTTCCCGATTTCCCGCTTCTGGATCTTTCCGCCTTCGCCGCAGCCGATGCCGAAGGAAAAGCTGTAATTGGTGCCGAAGTTGACCGCATCTGCCGGGAAACCGGGTTTCTGGCGGTGACCGGCCATGGCGTGCCCACCGACACGATTGAGGCGCTTTGGAGCGAGGCCCGCGCCTTTTTCGCCCAATCCCCCGAGGCCAAGCATTCGGTCGCACCGACTCCGGGCGGCCCCTATGGCTATCTCGGCCCGGGCACCGAAGCGCTGGCCAAATCGCGTGGCGAAGACACCCCCCCAGATCTGAAGGAAAGCTTCAACGGCGGACCTGCCGCCATCCCGCCGGGGGAAACCGATCCGGACGCTCTGGCCTTTTGCTACGCGCCGACGCCCTTCCCCGATCTGCCGGGCTTCAAAGACGCATGGCGCAGCTACTATGCCGAGATGGAAAACCTCGCCGCCCGGATCATGGAGGTCTTTGCCGTGGCACTGGGGTTGCCGCAGGACCATTTTGCACCGGTGATCACGACGCCGATTTCAGGCATGCGCGCGCTCAACTATCCCGCACAGGACAAGACACCCGAGAAAAACCAGCTGCGTGCCGGGGCGCATACCGACTATGGGTCCCTGACCATCCTCTTACCGGAGCCCGGCTCACGCGGGCTGGAAATCCTCACCCCGGAAAAAGAATGGCGTGGCGTGCCCCCGATTGACGGCGCCTTCGTGATCAACATCGGCGATCTGATGACGCTGTGGACCGGGGGCCGCTGGACCTCGACGCTGCACCGTGTGGTGACGCCGCCGGACTGGGCGACGAAAACTCGGATGTCGATCGCCTATTTCCATCAGCCCAACTGGCATGCAGAAATTAAACCTCTTGCCGGAGAAGCAACCGACAGCGTGACCTCCGGCCCCTATCTGATGAGCAAGTTCGCCGCTGCGAACGGCTGA
- the ppk2 gene encoding polyphosphate kinase 2 has product MTTSANAPQAAQAPSSTPEEAPQAPVAATSAKHFPTVTPDRIREAFESGKYPYRKKMTRREYEATKVALQAELLKAQLWAQKTGDKFVLLFEGRDAAGKGGTIKRFMEHLNPRHARVVALNKPSTRERGQWFFQRYVEHLPTSGEFVLYDRSWYNRAGVERVMGFCTPNEYLEFMRQTPEFERMLTRSGIRLFKYWFSVTQAEQQRRFKARESDPLKQWKLSPIDKASLDKWNDYTEAKEAMFFYTDTADAPWTIIKSNDKKRARIECMKHFLSAIEYPDKDESVIGHPDPLIVGHAGHVVHKADHILASSLHPDARKG; this is encoded by the coding sequence ATGACGACATCCGCCAATGCCCCGCAGGCAGCACAGGCCCCGTCCTCCACGCCCGAGGAGGCGCCACAGGCCCCGGTCGCCGCGACCAGCGCCAAGCATTTCCCCACCGTGACGCCGGACCGTATTCGCGAGGCGTTTGAAAGCGGCAAATACCCCTATCGCAAAAAGATGACCCGCCGCGAATATGAGGCCACCAAAGTGGCGTTGCAGGCGGAGTTGCTCAAGGCCCAGCTCTGGGCACAAAAAACCGGGGACAAGTTTGTGCTGCTGTTCGAAGGGCGCGACGCCGCAGGCAAGGGCGGCACCATCAAGCGTTTCATGGAACACCTCAACCCGCGCCACGCGCGCGTCGTGGCGCTGAACAAACCCAGCACCCGCGAGCGAGGCCAGTGGTTTTTCCAACGCTATGTCGAACATCTGCCGACCAGTGGCGAATTCGTGCTCTATGACCGCTCATGGTACAACCGCGCGGGCGTTGAGCGTGTCATGGGGTTTTGCACTCCGAACGAATACCTTGAATTCATGCGACAAACGCCGGAATTCGAACGGATGCTGACGCGCTCCGGCATTCGCCTGTTCAAATACTGGTTCTCGGTGACCCAGGCCGAGCAGCAGCGTCGGTTCAAGGCCCGTGAATCGGATCCGCTGAAACAATGGAAGCTCTCGCCCATCGATAAGGCGTCGCTCGACAAATGGAACGACTATACCGAGGCGAAGGAGGCAATGTTTTTCTACACCGATACAGCCGATGCGCCTTGGACCATCATCAAGTCGAACGACAAGAAGCGCGCCCGGATCGAATGCATGAAACATTTCCTCAGCGCAATTGAATATCCCGACAAGGATGAAAGCGTCATTGGTCATCCCGACCCGCTGATCGTGGGGCATGCCGGGCATGTAGTACATAAGGCGGATCATATTTTGGCAAGCTCGCTGCATCCGGATGCCCGCAAAGGGTGA
- the parE gene encoding DNA topoisomerase IV subunit B, with protein sequence MSDDLLAGANQSYDASSIEVLEGLEPVRKRPGMYIGGTDERALHHLVAEILDNSMDEAVAGHANRIEMTLHADYSVTITDNGRGIPIDPHPKFPGKSALEVILCTLHAGGKFSGKAYQTSGGLHGVGSSVVNALSDLMVVQVAKNKELFEQRFSRGIPEGPVEKIGAAPNRRGTSVMFHADEEIFGKHRFKPKRMFTLARSKAYLFSGVEIRWKSEIDDGETPTEASFHFPGGLADYLTETLGKSSTYAERPFAGTVEFQPRFGVPGKVEWAINWTPARDGFIQSYCNTVPTPEGGTHETGFWAAILKGVRAYGELVGNRKAKDITRDDLITGGCALVSCFISDPEFVGQTKDRLATSEAARLVENSVRDHFDNWLAADTKSAGAILDFLVLRAEERMRRRQEKETQRKSATKKLRLPGKLTDCTAKNRENTELFIVEGDSAGGSAKGARKRETQALLPLKGKILNVLGAASNKLSSNQEISDLCEALGVGMGTRFNVEDLRYDKIIIMTDADVDGAHIASLLMTFFYTQMRPLIDQGHLYLACPPLYRLTQGPKHIYVSDDTEKNYWLEKGLGGKGKIDVQRFKGLGEMDAKDLKETTMDPNTRKLIRVTIDEDEPGETADLVERLMGKKPELRFQYIQENAKFVEELDV encoded by the coding sequence ATGTCCGACGATCTGCTGGCCGGTGCCAACCAATCCTATGACGCCTCCTCTATTGAGGTTCTCGAAGGGCTGGAGCCCGTGCGTAAGCGGCCCGGCATGTATATCGGCGGCACCGATGAACGTGCCCTGCATCACCTCGTCGCCGAGATCCTCGACAACTCGATGGACGAGGCCGTGGCCGGTCACGCCAACCGCATCGAAATGACGCTGCACGCCGATTATTCCGTCACAATCACCGACAACGGTCGCGGCATACCGATCGACCCACACCCCAAGTTTCCCGGAAAATCCGCGCTTGAAGTGATCCTGTGCACGCTGCACGCGGGCGGCAAATTCTCTGGCAAGGCCTATCAGACCTCCGGCGGTCTGCATGGTGTCGGCTCCTCCGTGGTGAACGCGCTCTCCGATCTCATGGTGGTGCAGGTCGCCAAGAACAAAGAGCTGTTCGAACAGCGCTTTTCGCGCGGCATCCCCGAAGGCCCGGTCGAAAAGATCGGAGCAGCCCCCAACCGGCGCGGCACCTCGGTGATGTTCCATGCCGACGAAGAGATTTTCGGCAAACATCGCTTCAAACCCAAGCGGATGTTCACGCTTGCCCGTTCCAAGGCCTATCTGTTTTCCGGCGTGGAAATTCGCTGGAAATCCGAAATCGATGATGGCGAAACCCCGACAGAAGCGAGTTTCCACTTTCCCGGCGGTCTGGCCGATTACCTAACCGAGACGCTGGGCAAATCCTCGACCTATGCCGAGCGCCCCTTTGCCGGAACCGTGGAGTTTCAGCCCCGCTTTGGCGTGCCGGGCAAGGTGGAATGGGCGATCAACTGGACGCCCGCACGGGACGGATTCATCCAGTCCTATTGTAACACCGTGCCCACACCCGAAGGCGGCACCCATGAAACAGGTTTCTGGGCCGCGATCCTCAAGGGCGTGCGGGCCTACGGCGAACTGGTGGGCAACCGCAAGGCCAAGGACATCACCCGCGACGACCTGATCACCGGCGGCTGTGCGCTGGTGTCCTGCTTCATCTCGGACCCGGAATTCGTCGGCCAAACCAAGGACCGGCTGGCCACGTCAGAAGCCGCGCGTCTGGTGGAAAACTCTGTGCGCGACCATTTCGACAACTGGCTGGCGGCGGACACCAAATCCGCCGGGGCGATCCTCGATTTTCTGGTGCTGCGCGCCGAAGAACGGATGCGTCGGCGTCAGGAAAAGGAAACCCAGCGCAAATCGGCCACCAAAAAGCTGCGCCTGCCCGGCAAGCTGACCGATTGCACTGCCAAGAACCGCGAGAACACCGAATTGTTCATCGTCGAGGGGGACAGCGCGGGCGGCTCGGCCAAAGGCGCGCGCAAACGCGAAACACAGGCCCTGCTGCCGCTGAAGGGCAAGATCCTCAACGTGCTTGGGGCAGCCTCCAACAAGCTCAGTTCGAACCAGGAGATCAGCGATCTCTGCGAGGCGCTGGGCGTCGGCATGGGCACACGGTTCAATGTCGAAGATCTGCGCTATGACAAGATCATCATCATGACCGACGCGGATGTCGACGGGGCCCATATCGCCTCCCTGCTGATGACCTTTTTCTACACGCAGATGCGGCCGCTCATCGATCAGGGGCATCTCTATCTGGCCTGCCCGCCTCTGTACCGCCTGACGCAGGGGCCAAAGCATATCTATGTCTCTGACGACACCGAAAAGAATTACTGGCTGGAAAAAGGTCTGGGCGGCAAGGGCAAGATCGACGTGCAGCGTTTCAAGGGCCTTGGCGAAATGGATGCCAAAGACCTGAAAGAAACCACCATGGACCCGAACACCCGCAAGCTGATCCGCGTCACCATCGACGAGGACGAGCCGGGCGAAACCGCGGATCTGGTGGAACGTTTGATGGGCAAAAAACCGGAATTGCGGTTCCAGTACATTCAGGAAAACGCGAAATTCGTCGAAGAGCTGGACGTTTGA